A genomic window from Desulfobulbaceae bacterium includes:
- a CDS encoding thioredoxin-disulfide reductase, producing the protein MDNNLIHQLIIVGGGPGGLNAGIYASRARIDTVLLEKGAAGGQILVTDWIDNYPGFPEGVGGFDLAERMRAQAERFGLNIALKSAVSMNLTDKVKIIQCEDGTTLKAHAVIISTGARPNRLNAPGELELTGKGVSYCATCDGPFYRDMDIAVVGGGDTALQEAVYLTKFAKSVTVIHRRKEFRAAPIIQEAAMAHERINFLYDAQVEAILGEKEVESLKIRYRDGNEETRRFQGVFILIGITPNTESLPLDQLRHEQGFVITDGMMRTNIPGVMAVGDLRHDSIRQVVSAAGEGAVAAKSVEHYLENINHVE; encoded by the coding sequence ATGGATAATAATTTGATACATCAACTTATTATAGTTGGCGGCGGTCCGGGTGGACTGAATGCGGGGATCTATGCCTCTAGGGCAAGGATTGATACGGTGCTGTTGGAAAAGGGTGCAGCCGGCGGCCAGATACTGGTAACCGATTGGATAGACAATTATCCTGGTTTTCCTGAAGGGGTGGGCGGGTTTGACCTAGCTGAGCGGATGCGGGCTCAGGCCGAGCGTTTTGGCCTGAATATCGCCCTTAAGAGTGCGGTCAGCATGAATTTGACGGATAAAGTCAAGATCATCCAGTGTGAGGATGGGACTACTCTTAAGGCGCATGCTGTGATTATTTCCACAGGGGCTCGGCCTAACCGGCTGAACGCTCCTGGCGAGTTGGAATTGACTGGTAAGGGTGTCTCATATTGCGCTACCTGTGACGGCCCTTTTTATCGGGACATGGATATTGCTGTGGTTGGTGGTGGAGATACGGCCTTGCAAGAGGCTGTATATCTGACCAAGTTTGCCAAGAGCGTGACTGTGATCCATCGTCGGAAGGAGTTCAGGGCAGCCCCAATTATTCAGGAAGCTGCCATGGCCCATGAACGGATCAATTTTCTCTATGATGCCCAAGTTGAGGCTATCCTGGGAGAAAAGGAAGTTGAATCGTTGAAGATCCGGTATCGGGACGGGAACGAGGAGACGCGTCGATTTCAGGGGGTTTTTATCCTTATCGGCATTACTCCAAACACTGAGAGTCTGCCGCTTGATCAGTTGCGCCACGAGCAGGGTTTTGTTATCACTGATGGGATGATGCGGACCAATATTCCTGGGGTTATGGCTGTTGGTGATCTCCGTCACGATTCCATCCGGCAGGTGGTTTCGGCGGCAGGTGAGGGCGCTGTGGCCGCAAAGTCGGTGGAGCACTATCTTGAGAATATCAACCATGTGGAGTAG
- the trxA gene encoding thioredoxin encodes MSDDKVLHLNDTNFEAEALNGALPCLVDFWAPWCGPCKAIGPVISELAAQFDGKVKIAKMNVDESPATPGKYGIRAIPTLILFKDGKVIDQVTGAVGKAQLLAMIEKAS; translated from the coding sequence ATGAGCGATGACAAAGTACTCCATCTTAATGACACCAACTTCGAAGCGGAAGCGCTGAACGGGGCACTGCCCTGCCTGGTTGACTTCTGGGCTCCTTGGTGTGGCCCTTGCAAGGCGATTGGCCCTGTGATTTCTGAACTTGCCGCTCAGTTTGACGGTAAGGTCAAGATTGCGAAGATGAATGTCGATGAAAGCCCGGCCACCCCTGGGAAATATGGTATCAGAGCTATTCCGACTCTGATCCTGTTCAAGGATGGCAAGGTGATTGACCAGGTAACAGGCGCCGTGGGCAAGGCTCAGCTGCTGGCCATGATTGAAAAAGCCAGTTGA
- a CDS encoding inorganic pyrophosphatase Ppa: protein MPITKFLQEAKRFEILTITKSQRFSDLRDTHVPFSGTPHRHPYATSKFILMVDPYCSSVFYEFDTEDIDFVEELPSIVNLDGETMTMVLVWVKKQSVALRCSPFVVESLAPGNKG from the coding sequence ATGCCGATCACTAAATTTTTGCAAGAGGCCAAGAGATTTGAAATTCTGACCATTACCAAGAGTCAGCGCTTCAGCGACCTTCGGGATACCCATGTCCCTTTTTCCGGCACACCCCATCGCCACCCCTATGCCACCAGCAAATTCATCCTGATGGTTGACCCTTACTGCTCCAGTGTCTTCTATGAGTTTGACACCGAGGACATCGATTTTGTCGAAGAACTACCGAGCATCGTCAACCTTGACGGTGAGACAATGACCATGGTCCTGGTCTGGGTCAAGAAGCAGAGCGTCGCCCTGCGCTGCTCCCCCTTTGTAGTGGAAAGCCTCGCACCTGGGAACAAGGGCTAA
- a CDS encoding DUF2905 domain-containing protein yields MQRALIYTGIIVIVLGLAWPWLHRIPLGRLPGDIMIDRPGFKVYIPVTSMIVISAFLTLLARIFRK; encoded by the coding sequence ATGCAGCGAGCGCTGATCTACACAGGGATTATCGTGATAGTACTGGGGCTGGCATGGCCGTGGCTCCACCGTATTCCCTTAGGGCGGTTGCCGGGGGATATCATGATTGACCGACCGGGATTTAAGGTTTATATCCCGGTGACTTCGATGATCGTGATTAGCGCGTTCCTGACCCTGTTGGCCAGAATCTTCAGAAAGTAG
- a CDS encoding PilZ domain-containing protein → MNRQQSNRKKPRIPYHGKVDLFFDNHNYLKCSAQNLSLIGMWVLGCPDQEEGNQCDIEFHDATSTTNRPLRIKGEVIRTDEGGIALLFLNINVRAYTDLEAFIHEQGKGPLMEENEFLDELPA, encoded by the coding sequence GTGAACCGCCAACAATCCAATCGAAAAAAACCGCGAATTCCCTACCACGGCAAAGTCGATCTGTTTTTCGACAACCACAATTACCTTAAATGCTCGGCCCAAAACCTCAGCTTGATCGGCATGTGGGTCCTTGGCTGCCCCGACCAGGAAGAGGGCAACCAGTGCGATATCGAGTTCCACGATGCCACATCAACCACCAATCGTCCACTACGGATCAAGGGTGAGGTGATCCGAACAGACGAGGGCGGAATCGCCCTACTTTTCCTCAATATCAACGTCAGGGCCTATACCGATTTGGAAGCGTTTATTCACGAACAGGGCAAGGGGCCATTAATGGAGGAAAACGAATTTCTTGACGAACTGCCAGCCTGA
- a CDS encoding PAS domain-containing protein, which produces MTSLRTLTGTILSVINNAILIVDANDRITFANHKAAAMFQTAGTAELTGKSIFSLFMTDDQDILAPNLLHLARTAPEYEDEVMLRRFDDTRFIAQISTSKFHSEGQTNAILSIHNISGIKGIEKTLKRTERVASVGRMLDDINHQIRNPISVIGGLANRLARQPGSDNRYCQAILDESKRLEGLLDSLGAFSKLPLPMVCPVTLTTVVNEITATITPQVEKFALSLTIHNTEKMPKESVSIDLGLIIKALVAIVENACDASSPDSEIEITIGPSGKSLPYQITVTDHGCGISPEDQPRVFAPFYTRKTRRHGMGLTLAQKIVSEQGGAISIESRPGKGTTVTIFLIADRRRAIRIRRLSNENNSRGLSPEIPAL; this is translated from the coding sequence ATGACCTCTTTGCGCACCCTGACCGGCACCATCCTCAGCGTTATCAATAACGCCATCTTGATCGTCGACGCCAACGACCGGATCACCTTTGCCAACCATAAAGCCGCTGCCATGTTCCAAACAGCCGGAACCGCCGAGCTTACCGGCAAGTCAATCTTTTCACTCTTCATGACCGATGACCAGGACATCCTGGCCCCCAACCTGCTCCATCTGGCCCGCACCGCTCCTGAATACGAGGATGAGGTCATGTTGCGGCGCTTCGATGACACCCGCTTCATCGCCCAGATCTCCACCTCCAAATTCCACAGTGAGGGCCAGACCAACGCCATCCTGTCGATCCACAACATCAGTGGCATCAAGGGCATCGAAAAGACTCTGAAACGCACCGAACGAGTCGCCTCGGTCGGACGGATGCTCGACGACATCAACCACCAGATCCGCAACCCGATATCAGTCATCGGCGGCCTGGCCAACCGCCTGGCAAGACAACCAGGTTCCGACAACCGATACTGCCAGGCTATTCTCGATGAATCAAAACGCCTGGAAGGCCTCCTCGACAGCCTGGGCGCCTTCTCGAAACTCCCGCTGCCAATGGTCTGCCCCGTTACCCTGACGACTGTGGTTAACGAAATCACCGCCACCATAACTCCTCAGGTAGAAAAATTTGCCCTTTCCCTCACCATCCACAACACTGAAAAGATGCCAAAGGAATCGGTATCCATTGATCTCGGACTGATCATCAAGGCCCTTGTCGCCATTGTAGAGAATGCCTGTGACGCCTCGAGCCCGGACAGCGAAATCGAAATCACCATCGGTCCCAGCGGCAAATCTTTACCCTACCAGATTACCGTCACCGACCACGGATGCGGAATCAGCCCCGAAGACCAACCCCGGGTCTTCGCTCCCTTCTATACCCGTAAAACCAGACGCCACGGCATGGGACTCACCCTGGCCCAAAAAATCGTCAGTGAACAAGGAGGGGCGATTTCCATAGAGTCACGCCCCGGCAAAGGCACGACAGTAACCATATTTCTGATCGCTGATCGGCGGAGAGCCATTCGAATCCGACGGTTAAGCAACGAGAACAACAGCCGTGGCCTTTCACCCGAGATACCAGCACTTTGA
- the rnr gene encoding ribonuclease R, translating to MHERGLRSVLLHMSRPMTKRIWRCWAVTINYKKTNEDPIVIRKRQPRRGKGSRIERSAGNGKRRGESRRHQQHEGSKTIIGRFQVSADDIVGFILSSGGQAETAEIMGAFDLGRSARKELHNGLHALVTQKVLRQIDDDTYGVRDSQEYSEGILTVNPRGFGFVVLDPPPARNQPSDVFVAERNLSTALHGDRVLIKISSVGREGKQEGRVIKVLDRGTELIVGIYKAGTPVGMVSPEDERFAFNILVRREQSCGAKDGEAVVARITEYQNVGGVNCKGEIVEVLGNPDSLRVQTEIVIRKFKLPHVFSPEVEQQLAAVSDIVEVGPGRLDLRNILHITIDGETARDFDDAVAVETTATGCRLYVSIADVSHYVQEGSALDAEAYQRGTSVYFPTMVVPMLPERLSNNLCSLVPNQDRYAFSAIMDFDHQGRLQNKRFGKSVILSRYRMTYTLVRQILIDQDPAVREQYSVLLEPLAEMEKLARLLLKERMARGSIGFELPEAFVEVAEDDTVKNVARSERNFAHQLIEEFMLAANEAVAHAMDDKHLTRGLYRIHETPDPIKVAEFAQFAKTMGLAIPNEGPGTPAWFGKVLELGKGTPQEYIVNNLLLRTMKQARYSPDNAGHFGLAASHYCHFTSPIRRYPDLMVHRALAGFLSSGTPKPARKPPKLKEGEEYQDPVVAAGEFLSSRERVAVDAEREMVDRLKVRYMEDKIGESFAGIVSGVASFGLFVELLDSFISGAVAITDLTDDYYHLDERNHRMIGKRTNRIYQIGTLVQVTVSSVEKARRRINFVINS from the coding sequence ATGCACGAAAGAGGTCTGCGAAGTGTGCTGTTGCACATGAGCAGACCGATGACAAAGCGGATATGGCGCTGCTGGGCAGTTACTATAAATTACAAAAAGACTAACGAGGACCCCATCGTGATCAGAAAACGACAACCCAGGCGAGGCAAGGGCTCACGCATTGAGCGATCGGCAGGCAATGGTAAACGGCGGGGCGAATCCCGGCGTCACCAGCAGCACGAAGGCAGCAAGACTATTATCGGGCGGTTTCAGGTCTCGGCTGATGATATCGTAGGCTTTATCCTCTCCAGTGGCGGACAGGCGGAGACTGCTGAGATCATGGGGGCCTTTGACTTGGGACGCAGCGCTCGCAAGGAACTCCATAACGGGTTGCATGCCTTGGTCACCCAGAAAGTCCTGCGCCAGATCGATGACGACACCTATGGCGTTCGCGACAGCCAGGAGTATAGTGAAGGGATCTTGACTGTCAACCCCCGTGGCTTTGGTTTCGTGGTCCTTGATCCGCCTCCGGCCAGGAATCAGCCCTCCGACGTTTTTGTTGCTGAGCGCAATCTCAGCACGGCCCTTCATGGCGATCGGGTACTGATCAAGATCAGCTCCGTCGGTCGGGAAGGCAAGCAGGAGGGCCGGGTCATTAAGGTTTTGGACCGGGGTACTGAGTTGATTGTCGGCATCTATAAGGCCGGAACTCCGGTGGGGATGGTAAGCCCGGAGGATGAGCGTTTCGCTTTCAATATCCTGGTCCGTAGGGAACAGAGCTGCGGGGCCAAGGATGGCGAGGCGGTCGTGGCCAGGATCACAGAGTATCAGAACGTCGGCGGGGTTAACTGCAAGGGGGAGATTGTCGAGGTCTTGGGTAATCCGGACAGTCTTCGGGTGCAAACGGAGATTGTTATTCGTAAATTCAAGCTGCCCCATGTCTTCAGCCCTGAAGTGGAGCAGCAGTTGGCGGCGGTAAGCGATATTGTGGAAGTTGGTCCTGGTCGGCTTGATCTGCGCAATATTTTGCACATCACCATTGATGGTGAGACGGCCCGCGACTTTGACGATGCGGTGGCTGTTGAGACTACGGCAACGGGCTGCCGGCTTTATGTCTCTATTGCCGATGTCAGCCATTATGTCCAAGAAGGCAGCGCCCTGGATGCCGAGGCCTACCAGCGTGGCACCAGTGTCTATTTCCCGACCATGGTGGTGCCCATGTTGCCGGAGCGCCTGTCCAACAATCTGTGCAGCCTGGTGCCGAATCAAGATCGGTATGCCTTCAGCGCCATTATGGATTTTGACCATCAGGGTCGCCTCCAGAACAAACGTTTTGGTAAGTCCGTGATCTTGAGCCGTTATCGGATGACCTACACTTTGGTCCGCCAGATATTGATCGATCAGGACCCTGCTGTGCGCGAGCAGTATTCAGTCCTGCTTGAACCCTTGGCGGAGATGGAAAAATTGGCCCGTCTGCTCCTTAAAGAACGGATGGCCAGGGGCAGTATTGGTTTTGAACTGCCGGAAGCCTTCGTGGAGGTGGCGGAAGACGATACGGTCAAGAATGTCGCCCGTAGTGAGCGGAATTTTGCCCATCAGTTGATCGAGGAGTTTATGCTTGCGGCCAACGAGGCCGTGGCCCATGCCATGGACGATAAGCATCTGACCCGCGGCCTCTATCGAATTCACGAGACCCCGGACCCGATCAAGGTGGCTGAATTTGCTCAATTTGCCAAGACCATGGGGCTTGCTATCCCGAACGAGGGGCCTGGTACGCCAGCCTGGTTTGGCAAGGTTCTGGAGCTGGGTAAGGGGACGCCCCAGGAGTATATCGTCAATAATCTCTTGCTTCGGACCATGAAGCAGGCCCGGTATTCTCCAGATAATGCCGGACATTTTGGGCTTGCGGCAAGCCACTACTGTCATTTTACTTCGCCCATCCGCCGTTATCCCGACCTAATGGTCCATCGGGCCTTGGCCGGATTTTTGAGTTCCGGGACTCCGAAACCGGCAAGGAAGCCACCTAAGCTCAAGGAAGGCGAGGAGTATCAGGACCCTGTGGTGGCCGCTGGTGAGTTTCTTTCCAGCCGTGAGCGGGTGGCGGTTGATGCCGAACGGGAGATGGTTGATCGTCTCAAGGTCCGTTACATGGAGGACAAGATCGGCGAGTCATTTGCCGGCATTGTCTCTGGCGTCGCTTCCTTTGGGCTTTTTGTCGAGCTGCTTGACTCTTTTATTAGCGGGGCGGTGGCGATCACCGATTTGACCGATGATTATTATCATCTGGATGAACGTAATCACCGGATGATCGGCAAACGGACCAACCGTATCTATCAGATCGGCACCTTGGTGCAGGTCACCGTTTCAAGTGTGGAAAAGGCCCGCCGCCGGATCAATTTTGTGATCAATTCCTGA
- a CDS encoding TIGR01777 family protein, protein MKEQSQGTIAISGASGFVGSHLTRVLQSDGWNVVPLGRQDLGDVDALVNRLHGVRAVINLAGAPILKRWTEEYKKILVESRIGVTRRLVEAMSRLKKSPTVFISTSAVGYYAAGRRHTEADHLPAEGFLGNLAKAWEHEAWQARDLGVRTCIFRLGVVLGPGGGALAQMAPMFRLGLGGTIGSGSQAFSWIHCDDLIRAYSAAISDSQWEGAYNLTAPHPTTNAALTRALGVTLGRPTWLPVPGLILSLIFGEAATILTQGQEVIPKRLLEGGFQFSFSTIEQAVAHCL, encoded by the coding sequence ATGAAGGAACAAAGTCAAGGCACTATAGCTATAAGTGGGGCGAGTGGATTTGTCGGCTCCCATCTTACCCGCGTCCTGCAGAGTGACGGGTGGAATGTTGTGCCCTTGGGTCGACAGGATCTCGGTGATGTCGACGCATTGGTCAATCGCCTGCATGGGGTCCGGGCTGTCATTAACCTTGCCGGCGCTCCGATCCTCAAGCGTTGGACCGAGGAATATAAGAAGATTTTGGTTGAAAGCCGGATCGGGGTGACTCGTCGTCTGGTCGAGGCCATGTCCAGGCTCAAGAAATCCCCTACCGTATTTATTTCCACCTCAGCCGTGGGGTATTATGCTGCTGGCCGGCGTCACACCGAAGCCGATCATCTTCCAGCCGAGGGTTTTCTTGGCAATCTGGCCAAGGCATGGGAGCACGAGGCCTGGCAGGCCAGGGATCTTGGCGTTCGTACCTGCATCTTCCGTTTGGGCGTGGTCTTGGGGCCCGGAGGCGGGGCCTTGGCTCAAATGGCGCCCATGTTTCGATTGGGTTTGGGCGGGACCATTGGTAGCGGCAGCCAGGCCTTTTCCTGGATTCATTGCGATGACCTGATCCGGGCCTATAGCGCCGCCATAAGTGATTCGCAGTGGGAGGGAGCCTATAATCTCACGGCTCCCCATCCAACCACCAACGCGGCATTGACCCGAGCCCTGGGGGTAACCCTTGGGCGGCCGACCTGGCTACCAGTTCCAGGGCTGATACTCTCATTGATTTTTGGTGAAGCGGCCACAATCCTGACGCAGGGACAAGAAGTCATCCCTAAACGATTACTGGAGGGAGGGTTTCAATTTTCTTTTTCTACTATCGAGCAGGCGGTGGCTCATTGCCTGTAA
- the secB gene encoding protein-export chaperone SecB, with amino-acid sequence MTDQTNDQQAEAPIFRLQKMYVKDLSFENPNAPEVFTVKQSEPKVEVNLGLKHKIVPGDSLYEVSLSITAKVTQGETAQTLFIIEVEHCAVFTIKHIPEQHVPVVLAVDCPSMMFPYTRQIISQLTVDGGFVPFLMEPVNFLALYQNQQRQATAQEKQQQQ; translated from the coding sequence ATGACTGATCAGACAAACGACCAACAGGCTGAGGCCCCGATCTTTCGCCTCCAGAAGATGTATGTAAAAGATCTCTCTTTTGAAAACCCCAATGCACCAGAGGTCTTTACCGTCAAGCAGAGTGAGCCGAAAGTTGAAGTTAATCTTGGCCTCAAGCACAAGATTGTCCCAGGGGACAGCCTTTATGAGGTCTCCCTCTCCATTACCGCCAAGGTGACTCAGGGAGAGACGGCCCAAACTCTCTTTATTATCGAGGTTGAGCACTGTGCCGTTTTCACCATCAAGCATATCCCGGAGCAGCATGTCCCGGTGGTATTGGCGGTTGATTGTCCGTCCATGATGTTCCCCTACACTCGCCAGATTATCAGCCAACTTACTGTTGATGGCGGGTTCGTTCCCTTCTTGATGGAGCCGGTTAACTTTCTGGCCCTGTACCAGAATCAACAGCGTCAGGCCACAGCTCAAGAGAAGCAGCAACAGCAGTAA
- a CDS encoding response regulator has protein sequence MPQSVILLVDDDTDLLSLLSMRLVAEGYQVHQATSAEEALARLSVVRPDLVVTDLRMSGMDGLNLFDSIRAGNPFLPVIIMTAHGSIPEAVAATQRGVFSFLTKPLSGMALLMEIKRALNLSGASQLPAVRQEESWRQDIIHQSQAMTDILAQAQLVAGGRVNILILGESGTGKELLAKAIHRASPRCHKPFIAINCGAIPETLLESELFGHVKGSFTGAVRDHHGLIRAADQGTLFLDEIGDTPLSFQVKLLRVIQERILRPVGSAESVGVDVRIISATHRPLAQMVSDGLFREDLYYRLNVVSLSLPKLAERAEDIPLLANYFLRESARSADKTIHGFAPEAMEMLIGAPWPGNIRQLYNVVEHSVALATSPIIPASLIGMTIQKNFARYPTFAEARMRFEQEYLISLLKMTEGNVTQAARIADRNRTDFYTLLQRNHIIPALFKKE, from the coding sequence ATGCCCCAGAGTGTGATTCTGCTGGTCGATGATGATACCGACCTCTTAAGCCTTCTCTCGATGCGTCTTGTTGCTGAGGGATACCAAGTTCACCAGGCGACCAGCGCCGAAGAGGCGCTGGCAAGGCTCTCGGTTGTTCGTCCGGATTTGGTGGTGACCGACTTGAGGATGAGCGGCATGGACGGGCTGAATCTCTTTGACAGCATCCGCGCCGGCAATCCATTCCTGCCGGTGATCATTATGACTGCCCACGGCTCGATTCCCGAGGCCGTCGCGGCCACCCAGCGAGGTGTTTTCTCTTTTCTCACCAAGCCCTTGTCCGGCATGGCCCTGCTCATGGAGATCAAGCGGGCCTTGAATCTCAGCGGCGCCAGCCAGCTCCCGGCCGTCCGGCAAGAGGAGAGTTGGCGCCAGGATATTATTCATCAAAGCCAGGCGATGACCGATATTCTGGCCCAAGCGCAACTGGTGGCGGGAGGTCGGGTGAATATCCTGATCCTCGGCGAGAGCGGGACCGGCAAGGAGCTGCTGGCCAAGGCCATTCATCGGGCCAGCCCTCGCTGTCACAAGCCGTTTATTGCCATTAACTGCGGGGCCATCCCTGAGACCTTGCTTGAGTCGGAGCTGTTCGGTCACGTCAAGGGGTCGTTTACCGGGGCGGTGCGGGATCACCATGGTCTGATCCGGGCGGCGGATCAAGGGACCCTGTTTCTTGATGAGATCGGGGATACGCCGCTCTCTTTTCAGGTCAAGCTGCTGCGGGTCATCCAGGAGCGGATTTTGCGCCCGGTAGGTTCAGCCGAGTCGGTGGGTGTTGATGTCCGGATCATCTCAGCCACCCACCGACCCCTGGCCCAGATGGTGAGTGACGGGCTTTTTCGGGAGGACCTGTATTACCGGCTGAATGTTGTCTCTCTTAGTCTGCCGAAACTTGCCGAGCGGGCGGAAGATATTCCCCTCCTGGCCAATTATTTTCTGCGCGAGAGCGCCCGCAGCGCGGACAAGACCATCCACGGCTTTGCTCCCGAGGCCATGGAGATGTTGATCGGCGCTCCGTGGCCGGGCAATATCCGCCAGCTCTACAACGTGGTGGAACACTCGGTGGCCCTGGCCACCTCGCCGATCATCCCTGCGTCGCTCATCGGCATGACCATCCAGAAAAACTTTGCCCGTTACCCGACCTTTGCCGAGGCCCGGATGCGTTTTGAGCAGGAGTACCTGATCAGCCTCTTGAAGATGACCGAGGGCAATGTCACCCAGGCCGCCCGGATCGCCGACCGCAACCGCACCGATTTTTACACCCTCCTCCAGCGTAACCACATTATCCCGGCCTTGTTCAAGAAGGAGTGA
- a CDS encoding HAMP domain-containing histidine kinase: MNLFRLRPKSFFSLVLSAMFVVSLPLLLVVIASDLLMDRLVLDSTRSVYRSVTASELSQALQEQLTRQERRYRQYLVLGDDSIQEDLQSAIAQINGTISSLLAIPHNLELKALFDLLANQQKKIQASLQPTRGVGATISDDDFSAINDTGRQIYLLSQRGIYNEVETLHREEEQAEKLLFALASTCLPLTIILVFFLTRLITRPIKQIDQGLHLLGQGDFTTEITVNGPDDLASLGTRLNWLRQQLAYYEQEKNKFASHISHELKTPLASIHEAAELLGDGVAGPVSEQQREVIGILRKNCGELKRLIENLVGLTMAQAERACLQMSEFDLKDLVAEVVGDYKPAIVNNTLTLTMVIDTCTLLADRQRIKTVVDNLLSNAIKYTPSGGTITIFGQNANGQVVLEIHDSGPGIPESEQEQIFSPFFHGAATTCRSHVKGTGLGLAIAKEYVAAHNGTLELVQLVETGACFRITLPHIC; the protein is encoded by the coding sequence ATGAACTTGTTTCGTCTGAGGCCCAAATCCTTTTTCTCCCTGGTCCTTTCGGCTATGTTCGTCGTTTCGTTGCCGCTGCTGTTGGTGGTGATTGCCTCTGACCTGCTGATGGACCGTTTGGTGCTTGATAGCACCCGCTCAGTCTACCGCTCGGTGACCGCCAGTGAATTGAGTCAGGCCCTGCAGGAGCAGCTCACTCGGCAGGAGCGCCGTTACCGGCAATATTTGGTCCTGGGGGATGACTCGATTCAGGAGGATCTGCAAAGTGCGATCGCTCAGATCAACGGCACTATCTCAAGCCTCCTTGCTATCCCGCATAACCTTGAGCTTAAGGCGTTGTTCGATCTTCTGGCCAACCAGCAAAAGAAGATTCAGGCCTCGCTCCAGCCTACCAGGGGCGTGGGCGCGACCATCAGTGATGACGATTTTAGCGCCATTAACGACACAGGGCGTCAGATCTACCTGCTGAGCCAGCGTGGTATCTATAACGAGGTTGAAACCTTGCATCGCGAAGAGGAGCAGGCGGAGAAATTACTCTTTGCTCTGGCCAGTACCTGTTTGCCGCTGACCATTATCTTAGTCTTTTTTCTCACCCGGTTGATTACCCGGCCCATCAAACAGATTGACCAGGGCCTCCATCTCTTGGGGCAGGGAGATTTTACCACCGAAATTACGGTGAACGGTCCTGACGATCTTGCCTCTCTAGGCACCCGCCTCAACTGGCTCAGGCAGCAGTTGGCCTATTACGAACAGGAAAAAAATAAATTCGCCTCCCACATTTCGCACGAACTCAAGACCCCGCTGGCCTCAATCCACGAGGCCGCCGAACTCCTGGGCGATGGGGTTGCAGGCCCGGTGAGCGAACAGCAGCGTGAGGTTATCGGCATCCTGCGTAAAAACTGCGGGGAACTGAAGAGATTGATCGAAAACCTGGTGGGACTGACCATGGCCCAGGCCGAAAGGGCCTGCTTGCAGATGAGTGAATTTGATCTCAAAGACCTTGTCGCTGAGGTTGTCGGTGACTACAAGCCGGCAATCGTCAACAATACCTTGACCCTTACCATGGTGATCGATACCTGTACCCTGCTGGCCGATCGTCAGCGGATTAAAACCGTGGTTGACAACTTGCTGTCAAACGCTATTAAATACACCCCTTCCGGCGGCACGATCACGATTTTCGGTCAAAACGCCAATGGGCAGGTGGTGCTTGAGATTCACGATTCCGGGCCTGGAATCCCGGAATCGGAACAAGAGCAGATCTTTTCACCATTTTTTCATGGCGCTGCCACTACCTGCCGCAGCCATGTTAAGGGCACGGGGCTTGGCCTTGCTATTGCCAAGGAGTACGTCGCCGCCCATAACGGCACTTTGGAACTGGTGCAGTTGGTAGAAACCGGAGCCTGCTTTAGGATTACCCTGCCCCACATCTGTTAA